A part of Halobaculum sp. MBLA0143 genomic DNA contains:
- the lpdA gene encoding dihydrolipoyl dehydrogenase: MVVGDISTGTDVAVIGAGPGGYVAAIRAAQRGLDTTLIERDAYGGTCLNYGCIPSKAFIHGSSLAWEAANAEELGVHADPAVDMGQMQSWKSDVVDQLTGGVEKLCKANGVNLIEGTAKFTGENSLRVEHAGDGQGSETLEFERAIVATGSRPIQVPNFEFDAEPVLSSRGALALDTLPDRLVVVGAGYIGMELSTTFTKLGVDVTVVEMLDDVLPAYDDEVKRVIRKRATELGVDFQFGEGAAGWHETGDGIVVQTETEDGETSEYATDRVLVAVGRQPVTDTLDVEEAGLEPDENGFLQTDDRARTERDHIFAVGDVAGEPMLAHVASKEGIVAAEVAAGESAALDYQAIPAAVFTDPEIGTVGMTASEAEEAGFDPVVGEMPFNASGRALTTNHTEGFTKIVADGDTGFVLGGTVVGPEASELIGEIGLAVEMGATLEDLGSTIHTHPTLSETVMEAAENAEEQAIHTLNR, from the coding sequence ATGGTCGTCGGAGACATCTCTACGGGAACGGACGTAGCCGTGATCGGCGCCGGGCCGGGCGGGTACGTCGCCGCGATCCGCGCGGCACAGCGCGGACTCGACACCACACTGATCGAGCGGGACGCCTACGGCGGGACCTGCCTCAACTACGGCTGTATCCCCTCGAAGGCGTTCATCCACGGCTCCAGCCTGGCCTGGGAGGCTGCAAACGCCGAGGAGCTCGGCGTCCACGCCGACCCGGCCGTCGACATGGGCCAGATGCAGTCGTGGAAGTCGGACGTGGTCGACCAGCTCACCGGCGGCGTCGAGAAGCTGTGTAAGGCCAACGGCGTCAACCTCATCGAGGGAACGGCGAAGTTCACCGGAGAGAACAGCCTCCGTGTCGAACACGCCGGCGACGGTCAGGGCTCCGAGACGCTGGAGTTCGAACGCGCCATCGTCGCCACCGGCTCGCGCCCGATCCAGGTGCCCAACTTCGAGTTCGACGCCGAGCCCGTTCTGTCCTCGCGCGGCGCGCTCGCGCTCGACACGCTCCCCGACCGGCTCGTCGTCGTCGGCGCGGGCTACATCGGCATGGAGCTGTCGACGACGTTCACCAAGCTCGGCGTCGACGTGACCGTCGTGGAGATGTTGGACGACGTGCTCCCCGCCTACGACGACGAGGTGAAGCGGGTGATCCGCAAGCGCGCGACGGAGTTGGGCGTCGACTTCCAGTTCGGGGAGGGGGCCGCCGGCTGGCACGAGACCGGCGACGGGATCGTCGTCCAGACGGAGACGGAAGACGGCGAGACCTCCGAGTACGCGACCGACCGCGTGCTCGTCGCCGTCGGCCGCCAGCCCGTCACGGACACCCTCGACGTCGAAGAGGCCGGCCTGGAGCCGGACGAGAACGGGTTCCTCCAGACGGACGACCGCGCCCGCACGGAGCGGGACCACATCTTCGCCGTCGGCGACGTGGCCGGCGAGCCGATGCTCGCACACGTCGCCAGCAAGGAGGGGATCGTCGCCGCCGAGGTGGCCGCCGGCGAGTCGGCCGCACTCGACTACCAGGCGATTCCGGCGGCGGTGTTCACCGACCCCGAGATCGGCACCGTCGGCATGACGGCGTCGGAGGCCGAAGAGGCCGGGTTCGACCCCGTCGTCGGCGAGATGCCGTTCAACGCCTCCGGCCGCGCACTCACCACGAACCACACGGAGGGGTTCACGAAGATCGTCGCCGACGGCGACACCGGGTTCGTGCTCGGCGGCACCGTCGTCGGCCCGGAGGCCTCGGAGCTGATCGGCGAGATCGGTCTCGCCGTCGAGATGGGCGCGACGCTGGAGGACCTGGGGTCGACGATCCACACCCACCCGACGCTGTCCGAGACCGTGATGGAGGCCGCCGAGAACGCCGAAGAACAGGCGATCCACACGCTGAATCGGTAG
- a CDS encoding ABC transporter permease: MNLRKLLRIARWEASRTAGSLDRRAALLGLAALAVAGAAAGGAVAGFGTPPNEGLYPVAVDDDSPFAAPVADATALEPVPPGSETAVLTVVDTDPTDRTAEVRAERSRRGRAAASVYHDAVRQYNTALMRLEPNQSAAFPVLVTVEYVQQEVTDPAAVAGGNDSAGGGGPTGADEGTAGGIEDETAVAGNDATATPDGETTATDGSAADDETTLGTPTATPASPRDTATPEGTSGADDDGLGLPEVGGGGGLPDLGGGGSPVSGLFGGQSTGSPATISPPFPFASLILAFAFLVPMNFVVQAYGSTILDERIDRRGELLLVSPVSRLDIVAGKTLPYLAALVVATALVAFGVGGGLISVFAVLPVALVYLSATFLGAMFARSFKELTFVTVTITVFVTTYVFVPAIFTTVIPVALISPLTIVVRDLQAGAPVTTAGEFLFATGPFFVAAGMLFLLGAGIYREEDMFTQRPVPSKFLDALDAQLRGRLSVGLLSAALIPFVIVAELLGIALLVAFPEELAVPVLLLVVAVVEETAKSVGLFAAFQRDRFRSTLVGATLLGVISGVGFFLGEKATAVAQLVGLDRLPLGETVVATAGVGAGEALGLLLAPLALHTVAGAVAAVGASRGGRSYLLGLVAAIVIHYAYDFAVVVVFLG, encoded by the coding sequence GTGAATCTCCGGAAGCTCCTCCGGATCGCGCGCTGGGAGGCGAGTCGAACGGCCGGCAGTCTCGACCGACGCGCCGCTCTGTTGGGGCTGGCGGCGCTGGCGGTCGCCGGCGCGGCCGCGGGCGGCGCCGTCGCCGGCTTCGGCACCCCGCCCAACGAGGGACTGTACCCGGTCGCTGTGGACGACGACAGCCCGTTCGCGGCGCCGGTCGCCGACGCGACGGCGTTAGAGCCCGTTCCGCCGGGCTCGGAGACGGCGGTCCTGACGGTCGTGGACACGGACCCGACGGACCGGACCGCGGAGGTCCGTGCCGAACGGAGTCGACGCGGCCGCGCGGCCGCCTCCGTCTACCACGACGCCGTCCGGCAGTACAACACGGCACTGATGCGGCTGGAGCCGAACCAGAGCGCCGCCTTCCCCGTGCTCGTCACCGTCGAGTACGTCCAACAGGAAGTGACCGACCCGGCCGCCGTGGCCGGCGGGAACGACTCCGCGGGGGGTGGGGGGCCGACGGGCGCGGACGAGGGGACGGCCGGCGGCATCGAAGACGAGACGGCAGTCGCCGGGAACGACGCGACGGCGACACCCGACGGCGAGACGACGGCGACGGACGGGTCGGCGGCGGACGACGAGACGACGCTCGGCACGCCGACGGCCACGCCGGCGAGCCCCCGCGACACTGCCACGCCGGAGGGGACCAGCGGAGCAGACGACGACGGTCTCGGGCTCCCCGAGGTCGGTGGCGGTGGCGGGCTGCCGGACCTGGGCGGCGGGGGGAGCCCGGTGTCGGGGCTGTTCGGCGGCCAGTCCACGGGGTCGCCGGCGACGATCTCGCCGCCGTTCCCGTTCGCGTCGCTAATCCTGGCGTTCGCGTTCCTCGTGCCGATGAACTTCGTCGTCCAGGCGTACGGCTCGACGATTCTGGACGAACGGATCGACCGCCGTGGCGAGCTCCTGCTCGTGTCGCCGGTGTCGCGGCTGGACATCGTCGCCGGCAAGACGCTGCCGTACCTGGCGGCGCTCGTCGTCGCGACGGCGCTCGTCGCGTTCGGCGTCGGCGGCGGTCTGATCTCCGTGTTCGCGGTGTTGCCGGTCGCGCTCGTCTACCTGAGCGCGACGTTCCTGGGGGCGATGTTCGCCCGCTCGTTCAAGGAACTCACGTTCGTGACGGTGACGATCACCGTGTTCGTGACGACGTACGTGTTCGTCCCGGCGATCTTCACGACCGTGATCCCGGTGGCGCTGATCTCGCCGCTGACGATCGTCGTCCGCGACCTCCAAGCCGGCGCCCCGGTCACGACCGCCGGTGAGTTCCTCTTCGCCACTGGGCCCTTCTTCGTCGCCGCGGGGATGTTGTTCCTGCTGGGCGCCGGGATCTACCGCGAAGAGGACATGTTCACCCAGCGCCCGGTGCCGTCGAAGTTCCTGGACGCCCTAGACGCACAGCTTCGCGGACGCCTGTCCGTCGGACTGCTGTCGGCGGCGCTGATCCCGTTCGTGATCGTGGCCGAACTGCTGGGGATCGCGTTGCTGGTGGCGTTCCCAGAGGAACTCGCGGTGCCGGTGTTGTTGCTCGTCGTCGCGGTCGTCGAGGAGACGGCGAAGAGCGTGGGCCTGTTCGCGGCGTTCCAACGCGACCGGTTCCGGTCGACGCTCGTCGGCGCGACCCTCCTGGGGGTGATCTCCGGTGTCGGCTTCTTCCTCGGCGAGAAGGCGACCGCGGTCGCGCAGTTGGTCGGGCTGGATCGGCTCCCGCTCGGGGAGACGGTCGTCGCCACCGCCGGCGTCGGCGCCGGCGAGGCACTGGGGCTGTTGTTGGCGCCGTTGGCGCTGCACACGGTCGCGGGCGCCGTCGCGGCCGTCGGCGCCAGCCGCGGCGGCCGGAGCTACCTCCTCGGGCTCGTCGCCGCGATCGTGATTCACTACGCGTACGACTTCGCCGTGGTGGTGGTGTTCCTTGGTTGA
- a CDS encoding ABC transporter permease, with protein sequence MVETDPRAVIARREVRSLVSEKTIVLALVIQLFIAGFSSFLVVGLVSLYSPGDGPSASVDAAVAGDDVGNLQAALAQTPGVDVRRYDSPDDARLDFQTSAVDTALLVEAADRGRVRATVLAPDSNIKTTVVVTQVRRALRSYEATERAERADSLERVTLTAPPDAGGNTYFGFTYTVLVPLLLFLPVFLAGSITVDSLTEELDRGTMELLRVAPVTATEIVEGKLLSVAAITPAQALAWMFLLRLNGTTVRNVPSLLGVVVGATLLVVVGSAVLATAVPDRRIAQTLYSLGALGLFGLAGLTPLSPPNAVARLAVGSPSSTAYVSVGLAVVVGFVCLAVVRRTVDWERLLVR encoded by the coding sequence TTGGTTGAGACCGACCCGCGGGCCGTGATCGCCCGCCGCGAGGTGCGTTCGCTCGTCTCCGAGAAGACGATCGTACTCGCGCTCGTGATCCAACTGTTCATCGCCGGCTTCTCCTCGTTCCTCGTCGTCGGGCTGGTGTCGCTGTACAGCCCCGGCGACGGCCCGTCGGCGAGCGTGGACGCGGCCGTCGCCGGCGACGACGTGGGTAACCTCCAGGCGGCGCTCGCACAGACGCCCGGCGTCGACGTGCGACGGTACGACTCGCCGGACGACGCCCGACTCGACTTCCAGACGAGCGCGGTGGATACGGCGTTGTTGGTCGAGGCGGCCGACCGGGGTCGCGTGCGCGCAACAGTCCTCGCACCCGACTCCAACATCAAGACGACCGTCGTCGTCACGCAGGTCAGGCGGGCGCTGCGGAGCTACGAGGCGACGGAACGGGCCGAACGCGCGGACTCGTTGGAGCGTGTCACGCTGACGGCACCGCCAGACGCCGGCGGCAACACCTACTTCGGGTTCACCTACACCGTGTTGGTGCCGTTGTTGTTGTTCCTCCCCGTCTTCCTCGCGGGGTCGATCACCGTCGACTCCCTGACGGAGGAGTTGGACCGCGGAACGATGGAACTACTCCGGGTCGCACCCGTCACTGCGACGGAGATCGTCGAGGGGAAGCTCCTGTCCGTGGCGGCGATTACTCCCGCCCAGGCGCTGGCGTGGATGTTCCTCCTGCGGCTCAACGGCACCACCGTCCGCAACGTCCCGTCGCTACTGGGGGTCGTCGTCGGCGCGACGCTGTTGGTCGTCGTCGGGAGCGCGGTGTTGGCGACCGCCGTCCCGGACCGCCGGATCGCACAGACGCTGTACTCGCTCGGGGCGTTGGGGCTGTTCGGGCTCGCCGGACTGACACCGTTGTCGCCGCCCAACGCCGTCGCCCGCCTGGCCGTCGGCAGTCCCTCGTCGACCGCGTACGTCTCCGTCGGCCTGGCGGTCGTCGTCGGGTTCGTCTGTCTGGCGGTCGTCCGACGGACGGTCGACTGGGAGCGACTCCTGGTGAGGTGA
- a CDS encoding AI-2E family transporter: MWAGFGLCLAAALGYVVYAFVGTVVFGGFLYYATRPVFVRIRRRIGHPTVAAVVALLALTAPALLLVSYALLIVVTEAEQLLGAVDVLDPATVPGVDEATLELLSDPEALAGLDWETYLSADAVGSVLSGAGNALDTVTFFGTGLIHVFVVFALAFYLLRDGDRLRRWLGRFTDDRGVLLAYAERVDRDYQNVFFGNILNAALTGTIGVIAYTGLNLFAPDGAAIPAAALVGLLAGVASLVPVVGMKLVYVPVVAGMAGRAAFAGTPGTLWFVAGFAVVSFVIVDTVPDLVLRPYVSGRSLHVGAVMLAYTLGPLLFGWYGIFLLPMFLVLLVRFVQIVLPELARGEELRPYSVDPTYLEPDATGGETETVDEESAAVSDGGDPVE; this comes from the coding sequence TTGTGGGCGGGGTTCGGCCTCTGTCTGGCGGCGGCGCTCGGGTACGTCGTCTACGCCTTCGTCGGGACGGTGGTGTTCGGCGGGTTCCTCTACTACGCCACCCGGCCGGTGTTCGTCCGTATCCGACGCCGGATCGGCCACCCGACCGTCGCTGCGGTGGTCGCGCTGCTGGCGCTGACGGCGCCGGCGTTACTCCTGGTGTCGTACGCGTTGCTGATCGTCGTCACGGAAGCCGAGCAGCTGCTGGGCGCCGTGGACGTGCTCGACCCGGCGACGGTCCCCGGCGTCGACGAGGCGACGCTGGAGCTGTTGTCGGACCCCGAGGCGCTGGCGGGACTCGACTGGGAGACGTACCTCTCGGCGGACGCGGTCGGATCCGTGCTGTCGGGTGCGGGCAACGCACTCGACACGGTCACGTTCTTCGGCACCGGGCTGATCCACGTGTTCGTCGTGTTCGCGCTCGCTTTCTACCTCCTGCGGGACGGCGACCGGCTCCGACGCTGGCTCGGCCGGTTCACGGACGACCGGGGGGTGTTGTTGGCGTACGCCGAGCGGGTCGACCGGGACTACCAGAACGTGTTCTTCGGCAACATCCTCAACGCGGCGCTGACGGGCACCATCGGCGTGATCGCCTACACGGGGTTGAACCTGTTCGCCCCGGACGGCGCCGCGATCCCGGCGGCGGCGCTCGTCGGGCTGCTCGCGGGCGTCGCCAGCCTCGTGCCGGTCGTCGGGATGAAGCTCGTCTACGTCCCGGTGGTCGCGGGGATGGCCGGCCGGGCGGCGTTCGCGGGCACACCGGGGACGCTGTGGTTCGTCGCCGGCTTCGCGGTCGTGTCGTTCGTGATCGTGGACACGGTGCCGGACCTCGTGCTCCGGCCGTACGTCTCCGGACGGTCGCTCCACGTCGGTGCCGTGATGTTGGCGTACACCCTCGGCCCGTTGTTGTTCGGGTGGTACGGCATCTTCCTGCTGCCGATGTTCCTGGTGTTGCTCGTGCGGTTCGTCCAGATCGTCCTCCCGGAGCTGGCACGCGGAGAGGAGCTTCGCCCGTACAGTGTCGATCCGACGTACCTGGAACCGGACGCGACGGGCGGCGAGACAGAGACGGTGGACGAGGAGTCGGCGGCGGTCTCGGACGGCGGGGACCCCGTGGAGTAG
- a CDS encoding PadR family transcriptional regulator, producing the protein MYDLTGFQRDLLYVIAGLDDPHGLAVKEELEEYYEKEIHHGRLYPNLDTLVDKGLVEKGERDRRTNFYTLTRRGSRELDARREWERSYVEAAE; encoded by the coding sequence ATGTACGACCTGACAGGCTTCCAGCGAGACCTGTTGTACGTGATCGCCGGTCTAGACGACCCACACGGGCTGGCGGTCAAAGAAGAGCTGGAAGAGTACTACGAGAAGGAGATTCACCACGGTCGGCTCTACCCCAACCTCGACACCCTCGTCGACAAGGGTCTCGTCGAGAAGGGTGAACGCGACCGCCGGACCAACTTCTACACGCTGACGCGCCGTGGCAGCCGCGAGCTCGACGCTCGCCGGGAGTGGGAACGGAGCTACGTCGAGGCCGCCGAGTAG
- the sucC gene encoding ADP-forming succinate--CoA ligase subunit beta, with translation MRLHEHQAKDVFSEAGVPIPGSALATTTDEVVDSATEIGFPAAVKAQVHVGGRGKAGGIEIVESADEARAAADRILGMDLKGYTVEKVLVEAAVDFVNELYVGITMDRGAGKPVLMVSTEGGVDIEQVAEETPEAIARVHVDPVAGLRPYQARKAVYEAGVPDDVALDVAGVLSTLYDLFDERDASEIEINPVMVTDDREVVAADAVMNVDDDALFRQEELAALEEESYTNDLERKAGEYGFDYVRLDGNVGIVGNGAGLVMTTLDLVDYFGGAPANFLDIGGGAKAERVANALDVVFSDENVDSVVFNIFGGITRGDEVAEGINTALEQLEEIPKPVTVRLAGTNAEEGMEILNTDLVQVEATLEDAVERAVADATEVDE, from the coding sequence ATGCGACTCCACGAGCACCAGGCGAAGGACGTCTTCTCCGAGGCTGGGGTTCCGATCCCGGGGTCGGCGCTGGCGACGACGACCGACGAGGTCGTCGACAGTGCCACGGAGATCGGGTTCCCGGCCGCGGTCAAGGCGCAGGTCCACGTCGGCGGTCGCGGCAAGGCCGGCGGGATCGAGATCGTCGAGAGCGCCGACGAGGCCCGTGCGGCCGCAGACCGCATCCTCGGGATGGATCTCAAGGGGTACACCGTCGAGAAAGTCCTCGTCGAGGCCGCCGTCGACTTCGTGAACGAACTGTACGTCGGGATCACGATGGACCGCGGCGCGGGGAAGCCGGTCCTGATGGTGTCGACGGAGGGCGGCGTCGACATCGAGCAGGTCGCCGAGGAGACGCCGGAGGCGATCGCGCGTGTCCACGTCGACCCCGTCGCCGGACTGCGGCCGTACCAGGCCCGGAAGGCCGTCTACGAGGCGGGTGTCCCGGACGACGTAGCCCTGGACGTGGCGGGCGTCCTCTCGACGCTGTACGACCTGTTCGACGAGCGTGACGCCTCCGAGATCGAGATCAACCCGGTGATGGTGACTGACGACCGCGAGGTCGTCGCCGCCGACGCCGTGATGAACGTCGACGACGACGCCCTCTTCCGCCAGGAGGAGCTGGCAGCCCTCGAAGAGGAGTCGTACACGAACGACCTCGAACGGAAGGCCGGCGAGTACGGCTTCGACTACGTCCGGCTGGACGGCAACGTCGGGATCGTCGGCAACGGCGCCGGGCTCGTCATGACGACGCTGGACCTGGTCGACTACTTCGGCGGGGCGCCAGCGAACTTCCTCGACATCGGCGGCGGGGCGAAGGCCGAACGGGTCGCCAACGCGCTGGACGTGGTGTTCTCCGACGAGAACGTCGACAGCGTGGTGTTCAACATCTTCGGCGGGATCACCCGTGGCGACGAGGTCGCGGAGGGGATCAACACCGCCCTGGAACAGCTCGAGGAGATCCCGAAGCCGGTGACGGTACGGCTCGCCGGGACGAACGCAGAAGAGGGGATGGAGATTCTGAACACGGACCTCGTCCAGGTGGAGGCGACACTGGAGGACGCGGTCGAGCGTGCGGTGGCCGACGCCACGGAGGTGGACGAATGA
- the sucD gene encoding succinate--CoA ligase subunit alpha has product MSILVDDDTRVVVQGITGGEGKFHTEQMLAYGTNVVAGAVPGRGGQEVAGVPVYDTVTRAAEAEDADASVIFVPPAFAADAIFEALDAPIDLAVAITEGIPTQDMAAVNSELSDTDTTLVGPNCPGLITPGAAKLGILPGNIFEAGNVGLVSRSGTLTYQVVSNLTDRGLGQSTAVGIGGDPIIGTSFVDALELFEADPETDAIVMCGEIGGEDEEQAAAFIDEHVDTPVAGFIAGRTAPPGKRMGHAGAIVSGSGTGTAQSKIDALNDAGVPVGDTPEEVADLVEGF; this is encoded by the coding sequence ATGAGCATTCTCGTCGACGACGACACTCGTGTGGTGGTCCAGGGGATCACCGGCGGGGAAGGGAAGTTCCACACGGAACAGATGCTAGCGTACGGCACGAACGTGGTCGCGGGCGCGGTGCCCGGCCGTGGCGGCCAGGAGGTGGCGGGTGTCCCGGTGTACGACACCGTCACCCGGGCCGCCGAGGCCGAAGACGCCGACGCGAGCGTGATCTTCGTCCCGCCGGCGTTCGCCGCCGACGCGATCTTCGAGGCACTGGACGCGCCGATCGACCTCGCGGTCGCCATCACCGAGGGGATCCCCACCCAGGACATGGCTGCGGTGAACTCCGAGCTGTCGGACACGGACACGACGCTGGTGGGTCCCAACTGCCCCGGACTGATCACACCCGGCGCGGCGAAGCTGGGGATCCTGCCGGGCAACATCTTCGAGGCCGGCAACGTCGGGCTGGTCTCCCGCTCGGGGACGCTCACCTACCAGGTCGTCTCCAACCTCACCGACCGCGGGCTCGGCCAGTCGACGGCCGTCGGGATCGGCGGCGACCCGATCATCGGCACCTCCTTCGTGGACGCGTTGGAGCTGTTCGAGGCGGACCCGGAGACGGACGCCATCGTCATGTGCGGCGAGATCGGCGGCGAAGACGAGGAACAGGCGGCCGCGTTCATCGACGAGCACGTCGACACGCCGGTGGCGGGCTTCATCGCCGGCCGCACCGCCCCGCCGGGCAAGCGGATGGGCCACGCCGGCGCGATCGTCTCCGGCTCCGGCACCGGGACGGCACAGTCGAAGATCGACGCGCTGAACGACGCGGGCGTCCCGGTCGGCGACACCCCCGAGGAGGTCGCAGACCTCGTCGAAGGGTTCTGA
- a CDS encoding mechanosensitive ion channel family protein: MVGVSPVPAGGSVLLQSGDIVFQLFGISQEELGRQLLDVATAAVTFVLAFTAVYVAGSRLLSPLAARAMSSREFDDTVQSLAESVVNAAVLFAAVAVAFTVAGFGSFLTAFATFGSALALAVGFAAQDLVANFVAGIFILKDKPFEVGDWIEWSGGSGRVRDIDLRVTRIQTFDNERITVPNSDLANDALVNPVAYQTLRGKFTFGIGYDDDIDHATDCILDEAENVDDVLSDPAPSVRVTELGDSAVGLQARYWIDEPSRGDYVRVRSELVSAVKRRFDAEGIDMPYVHRELTGDVEVIEQAVEEPV; the protein is encoded by the coding sequence ATGGTCGGTGTCTCACCCGTCCCCGCCGGGGGCAGTGTGCTGTTGCAGAGCGGCGACATCGTGTTCCAACTGTTCGGAATCTCACAGGAGGAGCTCGGGAGGCAACTACTCGACGTCGCGACGGCGGCGGTGACGTTCGTCCTGGCGTTCACCGCGGTGTACGTGGCCGGGTCGCGGCTGTTGTCACCGTTGGCGGCCCGGGCGATGTCGAGCCGGGAGTTCGACGACACGGTCCAGAGTCTCGCCGAGAGCGTGGTGAACGCGGCCGTCCTGTTCGCGGCCGTCGCCGTCGCGTTCACCGTCGCCGGCTTCGGGTCGTTCCTGACGGCGTTCGCCACGTTCGGGTCGGCGTTGGCGCTGGCAGTCGGCTTCGCCGCCCAGGATCTCGTCGCCAACTTCGTCGCCGGGATCTTCATCCTGAAGGACAAGCCGTTCGAGGTGGGTGACTGGATCGAGTGGTCCGGCGGCTCCGGGCGTGTCCGCGACATCGACCTCCGGGTGACCCGGATCCAGACGTTCGACAACGAACGGATCACGGTGCCCAACTCCGACCTGGCGAACGACGCCCTCGTCAACCCGGTCGCCTACCAGACGCTCCGCGGGAAGTTCACCTTCGGGATCGGCTACGACGACGACATCGACCACGCGACGGACTGTATCCTCGACGAGGCAGAGAACGTCGACGACGTGCTCTCGGACCCGGCGCCGTCCGTCCGGGTGACGGAGCTGGGCGACTCCGCCGTCGGGCTCCAGGCCCGTTACTGGATCGACGAGCCGAGCCGCGGCGACTACGTTCGAGTGCGGTCGGAGCTCGTCTCGGCGGTGAAACGTCGGTTCGACGCCGAGGGGATCGACATGCCGTACGTCCACCGGGAACTCACCGGTGACGTCGAGGTGATCGAGCAGGCCGTCGAGGAGCCCGTCTGA
- the uppS gene encoding polyprenyl diphosphate synthase: MTDRGRLRGLVHGAYERLLRREIDGAPTHVAIIQDGNRRYARSNGGDAPDGHRAGAETTEQVLDWCSELGVEELTLYAFSTENFQRPDEELEPLFDLLERKLREFADADRVHDQGVQIRALGDVAMLPEQVRSAVDYAERRTREYDQFRLNVALAYGGRNELLSAVRAVAGDVAAGELSPSAVDTTEIESRLYDRPVRDVDLIVRTGGDERTSNFLPWHANGNEAAVYFCTPYWPEFSKVDFLRAIRTYEAREESWRRARVERAVALLQAVAQAELAEARTVAGRLRDRLPGGTEEAVTEALESTEPTEPAD, from the coding sequence GTGACTGACAGGGGCCGACTCCGCGGGCTGGTCCACGGGGCCTACGAGCGACTCCTCCGCCGCGAGATCGACGGTGCGCCGACACACGTCGCCATCATCCAGGACGGCAACCGACGGTACGCTCGTTCGAACGGCGGAGACGCACCGGACGGCCACCGGGCCGGAGCCGAGACGACAGAGCAGGTGTTAGACTGGTGTAGCGAACTGGGCGTGGAGGAGCTGACGCTGTACGCCTTCTCGACGGAGAACTTCCAACGGCCGGACGAGGAGCTGGAGCCGTTGTTCGACCTGTTGGAGCGGAAGCTCCGCGAGTTCGCGGACGCCGACCGGGTCCACGACCAGGGGGTCCAGATCCGCGCACTCGGCGACGTGGCGATGTTGCCCGAACAGGTGCGGTCGGCCGTCGACTACGCCGAGCGCCGGACACGGGAGTACGACCAGTTTCGGCTCAACGTCGCGCTGGCGTACGGCGGTCGGAACGAACTGCTGTCCGCGGTGCGGGCGGTCGCGGGCGACGTGGCCGCCGGGGAGCTGTCGCCGTCGGCCGTCGACACCACCGAGATCGAGTCGCGACTGTACGACCGCCCGGTGCGGGACGTGGACCTGATCGTCCGGACCGGAGGGGACGAACGCACCTCCAACTTCCTGCCGTGGCACGCCAACGGGAACGAGGCGGCGGTGTACTTCTGTACCCCGTACTGGCCGGAGTTCTCGAAGGTGGACTTCCTCCGGGCGATCCGCACCTACGAGGCCCGCGAGGAGTCGTGGCGACGAGCGCGGGTCGAACGAGCGGTCGCACTCCTCCAGGCCGTCGCGCAGGCGGAGTTGGCGGAGGCGCGGACGGTCGCGGGACGGCTCCGCGACCGGCTCCCCGGCGGGACGGAGGAGGCGGTCACGGAGGCGCTGGAGTCGACAGAGCCGACGGAGCCGGCCGACTGA
- a CDS encoding RNA-binding protein, with protein sequence MARVPFHYVDLRTFSYATEDDRRVEDALRTFLPEEFDIDRDTVEGHNGDRIRTLSTRVENADDVRHVLSRLASLAEIDRVLSELDDRVDDNCSLFLRLDKQDAFGGRVSLGEGLTLRAKVEAYPARHENAVENAHEVLSTLREETEPA encoded by the coding sequence ATGGCTCGTGTACCCTTCCACTACGTCGATCTCCGGACGTTCTCGTACGCCACGGAGGACGACCGTCGCGTCGAGGACGCCCTCCGGACGTTCCTCCCGGAGGAGTTCGACATCGATCGGGACACCGTCGAGGGACACAACGGCGACCGGATCCGGACCCTCTCTACCCGCGTCGAGAACGCCGACGACGTGCGACACGTCCTCTCGCGGCTCGCCAGCCTCGCGGAGATCGACCGCGTGCTGTCGGAGTTGGACGACCGGGTCGACGACAACTGCTCGTTGTTCCTCCGACTCGACAAACAGGACGCCTTCGGTGGCCGGGTCAGCCTCGGCGAGGGGCTCACCCTCCGCGCGAAGGTGGAGGCGTACCCGGCACGCCACGAGAACGCCGTCGAGAACGCCCACGAGGTGTTGTCGACGCTGCGCGAGGAGACGGAGCCGGCGTAG
- a CDS encoding DUF1918 domain-containing protein, whose amino-acid sequence MTEFEEDDSVELSDEHSDFDGETGTVTQVMETMFGDATYTVSFEDGQEQGIPADQLELVESDGDAGGADTDADEE is encoded by the coding sequence ATGACCGAGTTCGAAGAGGACGACAGCGTGGAACTCTCGGACGAACACAGCGACTTCGACGGGGAGACCGGCACCGTCACCCAGGTGATGGAGACGATGTTCGGCGACGCCACCTACACGGTCTCGTTCGAAGACGGCCAAGAGCAGGGAATCCCCGCAGACCAGCTCGAACTCGTCGAGTCCGACGGCGACGCGGGCGGAGCCGACACGGACGCCGACGAGGAGTAG